A single Bacillus sp. HMF5848 DNA region contains:
- a CDS encoding MATE family efflux transporter — MFETNTLKEKLILLLKVLVPIFITQVGMYAMNFIDTVMSGQASPEDLAGVAIGSSIWIPVFTGISGILISLTPIISQLVGANTKESVGNKVVQGLYLSIVLAFCIVIAGFFLLNPILSMMKLDETVRFIAKNYLIALSLGIFPVFIYNVLRNFIDALGQTRFTMFITLAALPVNILFNYILIFGKWGFPKLGGVGAGYASAITYWFIFIIAIIIVNKVSPFHQFQIFSKLYPFHFRDWIEQLTIGIPIGFAIFFETSIFAAVTLLMSAYNTETIAAHQAALNFASFLYMVPLSVASALTIAIGFEIGAKRYSHAKQYSYLGIGFAIIVALLFAVLLYITRPYVALLYSQDSAVLKLTSQFLFYAIFFQLADAFGAPIQGILRGYKDVNAVFVLSLISYWVIGLPLGYVLAQYTSLMAFGYWVGLSGGLTAGAILLFLRLKYMEKKLQNNYKNYVS, encoded by the coding sequence ATGTTTGAAACAAATACGTTAAAAGAAAAATTAATTCTACTTTTAAAAGTTTTAGTGCCCATATTTATTACACAAGTTGGAATGTATGCGATGAATTTTATTGATACAGTGATGAGTGGTCAAGCTAGTCCCGAAGATTTAGCAGGTGTAGCAATTGGCTCTAGTATCTGGATACCTGTTTTTACAGGAATCAGTGGTATTTTAATATCATTAACACCTATCATATCTCAATTGGTTGGAGCGAACACGAAGGAGTCTGTTGGAAATAAAGTTGTACAAGGATTATATCTATCAATAGTGTTAGCATTTTGTATTGTAATTGCTGGATTTTTCTTGTTAAATCCAATTTTATCTATGATGAAGTTAGATGAAACGGTAAGGTTTATAGCTAAAAACTATTTAATAGCATTGTCATTGGGTATATTCCCCGTTTTTATATACAATGTATTACGTAACTTTATTGATGCATTAGGCCAAACAAGATTTACTATGTTTATTACGTTAGCGGCACTTCCCGTTAATATTTTATTTAATTATATATTGATTTTTGGCAAGTGGGGATTTCCTAAGCTTGGTGGGGTTGGGGCTGGATATGCTTCTGCTATAACATATTGGTTTATTTTTATAATTGCCATTATAATCGTTAACAAAGTGTCTCCGTTTCACCAATTTCAAATATTTTCTAAATTGTATCCTTTTCACTTCCGAGATTGGATAGAGCAATTAACTATTGGTATACCTATTGGATTTGCTATTTTTTTTGAAACAAGTATATTCGCAGCTGTTACATTATTAATGAGTGCTTATAATACTGAAACTATTGCCGCTCATCAAGCTGCACTAAATTTCGCATCGTTTTTATATATGGTCCCTTTAAGTGTAGCTTCTGCCCTTACTATCGCAATTGGTTTTGAAATTGGAGCGAAGCGTTATTCTCATGCTAAACAATATAGTTACTTAGGAATTGGATTCGCAATAATTGTTGCCTTACTTTTTGCAGTGTTACTGTATATAACTCGGCCATATGTTGCATTATTATATAGTCAAGATTCTGCAGTTTTAAAACTAACGAGTCAATTTTTATTTTATGCAATTTTCTTTCAATTGGCAGATGCTTTTGGAGCACCTATTCAAGGAATACTTCGTGGATACAAAGATGTTAACGCAGTTTTTGTTCTATCACTTATTTCGTATTGGGTCATTGGATTGCCTTTAGGGTATGTGCTTGCGCAGTATACATCGTTAATGGCATTCGGATACTGGGTCGGCTTAAGCGGTGGGCTAACTGCAGGAGCTATCTTACTATTTCTTCGGCTTAAATATATGGAAAAAAAGCTGCAAAACAATTATAAGAATTACGTAAGTTAA
- a CDS encoding YojF family protein — protein sequence MQPIDSEKVQHALNARKNQPIYLHLETTNGAYASHWNNKNMNVGVFIRNAKVTYTEGKIKGEGPYRVGLKTDLGWVYAEGLTDFVEDTEGRLLLAGHDPDGKLAVALQLSVTQFE from the coding sequence TTGCAACCAATTGATTCAGAAAAAGTACAACATGCTCTTAACGCTCGTAAAAATCAACCGATATATTTACATTTAGAAACTACAAATGGAGCTTACGCCAGCCATTGGAATAATAAAAATATGAATGTAGGTGTGTTCATTCGAAACGCCAAAGTTACATATACAGAAGGAAAAATAAAAGGTGAAGGACCATACAGAGTAGGATTAAAAACTGATCTTGGCTGGGTGTATGCAGAAGGACTTACTGATTTTGTTGAGGATACAGAAGGCAGACTTTTACTTGCGGGACATGATCCGGATGGAAAGCTAGCGGTGGCTCTTCAACTAAGTGTGACTCAGTTTGAATAA
- the bshB2 gene encoding bacillithiol biosynthesis deacetylase BshB2, protein MLNNHILVALAHPDDESFGAGGTISKYTTEGIPVTYACATLGEMGRNMGTPVFANRETLPVLRKQELKEACSALGIKDLRMLGLRDKTLEFENSDIIMDMIYEILLEIKPKLVITFYPGLGVHPDHNTIGEATILAISKLPPELKPEIHCLAVSKNSEDVLGKPDIVRDVTPFIEHKYNALKAHRSQTEHMLASIKDPLSDQSEWAVRFRYERFWIY, encoded by the coding sequence ATGTTAAATAACCATATTCTTGTAGCTCTTGCTCATCCTGATGATGAATCTTTTGGAGCGGGAGGCACAATTAGTAAATATACAACTGAAGGTATACCAGTAACATACGCATGTGCAACTCTAGGTGAAATGGGCCGTAACATGGGAACTCCTGTGTTCGCAAATCGAGAAACGCTTCCTGTTCTGCGGAAACAAGAATTAAAAGAAGCATGTTCAGCTCTTGGAATTAAAGATTTACGTATGCTTGGACTTCGTGACAAAACGTTAGAATTTGAAAATTCCGACATAATTATGGATATGATATATGAAATTTTACTAGAGATTAAACCAAAACTTGTGATTACGTTTTATCCAGGACTTGGTGTTCATCCAGATCATAATACAATCGGTGAAGCTACTATTTTAGCAATTAGCAAACTACCACCTGAACTAAAACCAGAAATTCATTGTCTAGCCGTCAGCAAAAATAGTGAAGATGTACTCGGAAAGCCAGATATAGTTCGAGATGTTACACCATTTATTGAACATAAATACAATGCTCTTAAAGCACATCGTTCTCAAACAGAACATATGCTTGCGTCTATAAAAGATCCACTAAGCGATCAATCCGAATGGGCAGTACGATTTCGCTATGAGCGATTCTGGATTTATTGA